A genomic stretch from Alteribacter keqinensis includes:
- a CDS encoding phospholipase D-like domain-containing protein translates to MNGINVKVKIILLVFLLLTPTFTTSSFSSVAAEADNIIITEVYYDTHMSFEPDEYVAITNPLSNNVDISGWQIGDDGTKAVFPQGTIMEGGETFYIVREANIIIEQNILSGITPQFEFSENTDPSVPNMAGANPRFANGGDEVFLKDGSGEIIDVVVYGSSDYEEIGWTGDPAARGSSGDVLRRNQVERTGAWIDTDSRSDWDSLKGNPLAETADLRTYKQAQSDLDLETFDVEGIVRPYTSPDSTFSVLEDLFSNAQHSIELSVYEMHSPYLTEILVDAIERGVEVRAHFDGGPVGGLQDDSRWVSQQLHDAGGEVRYIVMGRDNDQHKRYRWDHSKYGIIDDEIVFVQSENFKKTGTPVDNSSGNRGYGVVIEDADVAGYFQDVFEEDWDDLYPDVFAHDPSHERYGNPPAGFEPDYDVPTGSYPSPFESKAITGDFKITPVIAPDTSFKQEDSILGMIKDAEDYVYVSQMYSHKFWGGLEDSSDSHPNIYMEAVIDAARAGATVRVSLGDAWLDPDNPRDNTRTIEYLHTIAEQEGIDIEAQLIDTEAIGLAILHNKGVIADDRVLVSSINWSKNSGKNNREAGVIIENQDVADFYKEVFEYDWAGGDQVIGVAYEDFESGVKETYSADEVTLSSGAWLFDNALLGTLSNDKKLGSQSARVRADGMIEMQEDIEGVASLSFYHGLYGSDEGGTITVQKSVDHGSSWTNVTTLPSQRSLEKERIDVNESENVRLRFIVSGEEGTRVNIDHISYVEGGITEPVLAEGYEGAAKGSYAAADVELSSGLWHLDNALIGTHQSDKKIDDRSLRIRANGHASMEFDVPGAHAVSFYHANFGSDTGAEILLQQSTDQGETWNDAGEAIISNSELERHRVVVDTEADVRFRIVADGLEGSRVNIDEFWIEE, encoded by the coding sequence ATGAATGGTATCAATGTAAAAGTTAAAATAATTTTACTCGTCTTTCTTCTTCTCACTCCTACCTTTACTACCTCTTCTTTTTCCAGTGTCGCTGCCGAAGCTGACAACATTATCATTACCGAAGTCTATTATGATACGCACATGTCTTTTGAACCGGATGAATATGTGGCCATCACCAATCCCTTATCAAATAACGTTGATATTTCAGGATGGCAGATTGGCGATGACGGAACGAAAGCGGTCTTTCCGCAAGGGACAATCATGGAAGGCGGAGAAACCTTTTATATTGTTCGGGAAGCCAACATCATCATTGAACAAAACATTTTAAGCGGCATTACTCCACAATTTGAGTTTTCCGAAAACACAGACCCTTCTGTACCTAATATGGCAGGCGCCAATCCGCGCTTTGCCAATGGAGGGGACGAAGTATTTTTAAAGGACGGCAGCGGGGAAATCATTGATGTGGTCGTTTATGGAAGCTCTGACTATGAAGAGATCGGCTGGACGGGTGACCCGGCTGCACGCGGCAGTTCCGGAGATGTATTAAGACGAAACCAGGTTGAACGAACAGGTGCCTGGATTGATACGGACAGCCGTTCGGATTGGGACAGCTTAAAAGGAAACCCACTGGCAGAAACCGCTGATCTGCGAACATACAAACAAGCCCAGTCTGATTTGGACCTTGAGACGTTTGACGTAGAAGGGATTGTCAGGCCTTATACATCACCCGATTCTACATTCAGCGTTCTCGAAGATTTATTTTCAAACGCCCAACATTCCATTGAATTGAGCGTATATGAAATGCACAGCCCGTATTTGACAGAAATCCTGGTTGACGCTATTGAGAGAGGGGTTGAAGTGCGGGCCCACTTTGACGGCGGACCGGTTGGGGGCCTCCAGGACGATTCCAGATGGGTCTCCCAGCAGCTCCATGATGCAGGAGGAGAAGTGCGTTATATCGTCATGGGCCGTGACAACGATCAACACAAGCGCTACCGCTGGGACCATTCAAAGTACGGCATTATTGATGACGAAATTGTCTTTGTACAAAGTGAAAACTTCAAAAAAACAGGAACGCCTGTCGATAACTCAAGCGGTAACCGCGGCTACGGAGTCGTTATTGAAGACGCTGATGTAGCAGGCTATTTTCAGGATGTGTTTGAAGAAGACTGGGACGACTTGTATCCGGATGTGTTTGCCCATGACCCGTCCCATGAAAGATACGGCAATCCGCCTGCTGGATTTGAACCGGACTATGATGTGCCAACTGGCTCTTATCCATCCCCATTTGAAAGTAAAGCCATTACAGGAGACTTTAAAATCACCCCGGTCATCGCACCTGATACAAGCTTTAAGCAGGAAGATTCGATACTGGGTATGATTAAAGATGCTGAAGACTACGTTTATGTAAGTCAGATGTATTCCCACAAGTTCTGGGGAGGGCTGGAAGATTCATCAGACTCTCACCCGAATATCTATATGGAGGCTGTCATTGATGCAGCGCGGGCAGGTGCCACCGTTCGCGTAAGCCTTGGGGATGCCTGGCTGGATCCTGATAATCCAAGGGATAATACACGTACCATTGAATACCTCCATACTATTGCTGAACAAGAAGGAATCGATATAGAAGCTCAACTCATAGATACCGAGGCCATCGGATTGGCCATTCTTCACAATAAAGGTGTCATTGCTGATGACCGGGTTCTTGTATCCAGTATCAACTGGTCAAAAAACAGCGGAAAAAATAACCGTGAAGCCGGTGTCATTATTGAGAACCAGGACGTGGCTGACTTTTACAAGGAAGTATTTGAATACGACTGGGCCGGCGGAGATCAGGTTATTGGCGTGGCATATGAGGACTTTGAATCCGGTGTGAAGGAAACATACAGCGCTGATGAAGTGACACTTTCTTCCGGTGCATGGCTGTTTGATAATGCTTTGCTTGGTACCCTGTCCAACGATAAAAAGCTTGGCAGTCAGTCTGCGAGAGTACGAGCAGACGGAATGATCGAAATGCAGGAAGATATTGAAGGTGTGGCATCCCTCAGCTTCTACCACGGACTGTATGGATCTGATGAAGGGGGAACCATAACCGTTCAAAAGTCCGTTGATCATGGAAGCAGCTGGACGAATGTGACTACCCTACCATCGCAGAGGAGTCTGGAAAAAGAGCGGATTGATGTAAATGAGTCGGAGAATGTGAGGCTTCGCTTTATCGTAAGCGGAGAAGAAGGAACCCGCGTAAATATCGATCACATCTCATATGTAGAAGGAGGCATTACAGAACCTGTTCTGGCGGAGGGATATGAAGGGGCCGCAAAAGGCAGTTATGCGGCTGCTGATGTCGAGCTTTCATCAGGCCTTTGGCATCTCGATAATGCTCTGATCGGCACTCATCAGAGTGACAAAAAAATTGATGACCGCTCTCTGCGCATCCGCGCTAACGGGCATGCCAGTATGGAATTCGATGTTCCAGGTGCCCACGCCGTCAGCTTCTATCACGCAAATTTCGGTTCTGACACCGGAGCGGAAATACTGCTTCAACAGTCCACCGATCAAGGCGAAACGTGGAACGATGCCGGGGAAGCAATCATAAGCAATTCCGAACTCGAACGCCATAGAGTCGTTGTAGACACGGAAGCAGATGTTCGTTTTAGAATCGTGGCAGATGGTTTAGAGGGAAG